Proteins encoded by one window of Rhodobacteraceae bacterium IMCC1335:
- a CDS encoding ABC transporter permease subunit — translation MGGYILKRLVSAIPVLLGITIIVFLIMSLIPGDPATAILGSYATPENVEKLNQDLGLDKPMVQRYGIWLGNMLTGDFGRSYSLNRPVLDEILERFNATLILAGTSFVLCSVLGILAGVISAARQYGLADKAITFVVLIGISVPSFFLGMMMILLFAVKLRWLPVSGMYAIYGGGDLPDLLDHLIMPALALAAVATGVIARLSRSAMLEVLRQDYIRTARAKGVPERRVIMGHALRAAMVSIIPVLGIQAGFVLSGAIYIEIVFQWPGVGRMLVDAILKRDLLLVQGGVVFVAACYVLFNIAVDVAQSLLDPRIKT, via the coding sequence ATGGGCGGCTATATTCTCAAACGTCTGGTCTCTGCGATCCCAGTGCTCCTGGGGATTACCATCATCGTTTTTTTGATCATGTCGCTCATCCCCGGCGATCCGGCGACGGCGATCCTTGGCTCATACGCCACCCCTGAAAACGTAGAAAAGCTCAACCAGGACCTTGGCCTCGACAAGCCTATGGTGCAGCGCTACGGTATTTGGCTTGGTAATATGCTGACTGGTGATTTCGGGCGTTCCTACTCGCTTAACCGACCTGTGCTCGACGAAATTCTTGAGCGGTTCAATGCCACGCTGATACTTGCTGGAACGTCCTTTGTCCTGTGCTCCGTGCTAGGCATTCTGGCAGGTGTTATTTCCGCTGCGCGACAGTATGGTCTAGCTGACAAGGCGATCACTTTTGTGGTTCTCATTGGCATCTCTGTGCCGTCGTTTTTTCTTGGCATGATGATGATCCTTCTCTTCGCGGTGAAGCTGCGCTGGCTTCCTGTGTCGGGTATGTATGCGATCTATGGCGGTGGCGATCTGCCCGACCTGCTCGATCACCTGATCATGCCTGCTCTCGCGCTAGCGGCGGTGGCCACGGGGGTTATCGCCCGGCTCTCCCGCTCGGCCATGCTTGAAGTGCTGCGGCAGGATTATATTCGTACCGCCCGCGCTAAAGGCGTACCCGAGCGCCGCGTCATCATGGGCCATGCCTTGCGTGCTGCCATGGTGTCCATCATTCCCGTGCTTGGTATTCAGGCGGGCTTCGTGCTGTCGGGTGCAATATATATCGAGATCGTTTTCCAGTGGCCCGGTGTGGGCCGGATGCTGGTCGATGCGATCCTGAAGCGCGACTTGTTGCTTGTACAAGGCGGTGTGGTTTTTGTAGCGGCCTGCTACGTGCTCTTTAACATCGCGGTTGACGTGGCTCAAAGCCTGCTTGATCCGAGAATCAAGACATGA